Proteins co-encoded in one Prevotella sp. E13-27 genomic window:
- a CDS encoding nitroreductase family protein: MKSLLTRRSIRKYSTREVSEQLLSRLLNEAARTQTMGNLQLYSVVVTRSQEMKERLAPAHFNQPMVTQAPVVLTICADFNRTSQWARCRKAEPGYDNFLSFQNAAIDALLYTQTLCNLMDEEGLGYCYLGTTVYMPQMIIDTLQLPKLVMPIATLTVGWPDEEPALSDRLPMESFVHNETYKDYTPADIDTYYNNKESLEENRHFVEINNKETLAQVFTDIRYTKKDNEAMSEVLLETLKQQGFL; the protein is encoded by the coding sequence ATGAAATCCCTACTCACACGTCGCAGCATTCGCAAATACAGCACACGCGAAGTATCAGAACAACTGTTGAGCCGCCTGCTCAACGAGGCAGCAAGAACCCAGACCATGGGCAACCTGCAGCTGTATAGCGTAGTAGTGACACGTTCACAAGAGATGAAAGAGCGTCTGGCTCCTGCACACTTCAACCAGCCCATGGTGACTCAGGCCCCTGTGGTGCTGACCATCTGTGCCGATTTCAACCGCACTTCGCAATGGGCACGATGCCGCAAGGCAGAACCAGGATACGACAACTTCCTGTCGTTCCAGAATGCTGCCATTGACGCGCTTCTCTACACGCAGACCCTCTGCAACCTGATGGACGAAGAAGGACTGGGCTATTGCTATCTGGGCACTACGGTCTATATGCCACAGATGATCATTGACACGCTCCAGTTGCCAAAGCTGGTAATGCCCATCGCCACACTCACCGTTGGCTGGCCCGACGAAGAGCCGGCACTGAGCGACCGTCTGCCTATGGAAAGCTTCGTACACAACGAGACCTACAAGGACTATACTCCTGCAGACATTGACACCTATTATAATAATAAGGAGAGCCTTGAAGAGAACCGACACTTTGTAGAGATAAACAACAAAGAGACACTGGCACAGGTCTTCACAGACATACGCTACACGAAGAAAGACAACGAGGCCATGTCGGAAGTGCTCTTAGAAACGCTGAAGCAGCAAGGGTTCCTATAG
- a CDS encoding transporter, with amino-acid sequence MKIFKVCLVSAMLTAMSTTAMAGGILTNTNQSIDFLRNPSRDAAIGLDGVYSNPAGVVFLPQGFHLGVNWQYAHQTRTINSTNEVFKYGKKNNGNTTKTFEGVADAPCIPSIQAAWNKGNWSMQFNFSVPGGGGSCSYDNGLGSFESVVGNIASKFMVLDQTAMKLNGLTTSLSPMYNKVVGTNPTTGAPITLGDMAGVSEPAAIGVNNVGGYDMESYMEGRQYYFGFQLGAAYKLNPSLSVYGGLRLLYGTATYKARISNIMVKTGNSYEDFESFLPKVPAQLQQNVAVAQSHLTLINKYEELGQPMTAELKAAQAELKQGLAQMAASKDEMAKLAKYSEGVNLLCNQSSVGVAPIVGIDYKLNEHFNFAAKYEFKTQIRMKNESTVFEASEIEAVNKYKDSEKVNEDVPALLTLGAQWSPISQVRLNAGGHYYFDKDAQWYGNAQQKLESNTYEVLLGAEWDVTDRLTVSLGGQLTRYGLTDEYMNDMSFVTPSYSYGFGVNYKATADVTLKVAYFQTNYDTYNRTQTTATGGTMSDSFTRTNRVLGVGCEINL; translated from the coding sequence ATGAAAATTTTTAAAGTTTGTCTTGTCAGTGCAATGCTGACAGCAATGTCAACCACTGCTATGGCAGGAGGTATCTTAACCAACACAAACCAAAGTATCGATTTCCTTCGTAACCCTTCACGTGATGCTGCTATAGGCCTTGATGGCGTATATAGCAATCCGGCTGGCGTGGTGTTCTTGCCTCAGGGATTTCATCTTGGTGTAAACTGGCAGTATGCTCATCAGACACGTACCATTAACTCTACCAACGAGGTGTTTAAATATGGTAAGAAGAACAATGGTAATACAACAAAGACTTTCGAGGGTGTAGCCGACGCTCCTTGCATTCCTTCTATTCAGGCTGCATGGAACAAGGGCAACTGGAGCATGCAGTTCAACTTCTCTGTTCCTGGAGGTGGCGGAAGCTGCAGCTATGACAACGGACTCGGCTCTTTCGAAAGCGTTGTGGGCAACATTGCCTCGAAGTTCATGGTCCTCGATCAGACTGCCATGAAGCTGAATGGTCTTACCACTTCGCTCTCTCCTATGTATAATAAAGTAGTGGGTACTAACCCAACAACCGGCGCTCCCATAACGCTTGGTGATATGGCAGGTGTCAGCGAGCCTGCTGCTATCGGTGTGAACAATGTTGGTGGCTATGACATGGAAAGCTACATGGAGGGTCGTCAGTATTATTTTGGCTTCCAGCTCGGTGCAGCCTATAAGCTGAATCCTAGTCTTTCTGTCTATGGCGGCTTGCGTCTGCTCTATGGTACAGCAACCTATAAGGCTCGTATCAGCAATATCATGGTGAAGACCGGCAACAGCTACGAAGACTTCGAGAGCTTCCTACCTAAGGTGCCTGCACAGCTTCAGCAGAACGTAGCCGTTGCTCAGTCTCATCTTACCCTGATAAATAAGTATGAGGAGCTCGGACAGCCTATGACTGCTGAACTGAAAGCTGCTCAGGCTGAACTGAAACAAGGACTGGCTCAGATGGCTGCGAGCAAGGATGAAATGGCAAAGCTGGCCAAGTATAGCGAGGGTGTTAACCTGCTCTGTAACCAGAGCTCTGTAGGCGTTGCTCCCATCGTTGGCATAGACTATAAACTCAACGAGCACTTCAACTTCGCTGCAAAGTATGAGTTCAAGACTCAGATCCGCATGAAGAATGAGTCAACAGTGTTTGAGGCAAGTGAGATTGAGGCTGTAAACAAGTATAAGGACAGCGAGAAGGTTAATGAGGATGTTCCTGCCCTGCTTACTCTCGGAGCACAGTGGAGTCCCATCAGTCAGGTGCGCCTCAATGCCGGCGGCCACTACTACTTCGACAAGGATGCCCAGTGGTATGGCAACGCCCAGCAGAAACTGGAGAGCAATACCTACGAGGTGCTGCTCGGTGCCGAGTGGGACGTGACCGACCGTCTTACCGTCTCTCTTGGTGGACAGCTCACGCGCTACGGACTTACCGATGAGTACATGAACGATATGTCGTTTGTCACACCAAGCTATAGCTACGGTTTCGGTGTCAACTATAAGGCAACGGCAGATGTTACTCTGAAGGTGGCTTACTTCCAGACAAACTATGATACTTATAACCGCACCCAGACCACAGCAACAGGTGGCACGATGAGCGATTCGTTCACTCGTACCAACCGTGTGCTGGGCGTAGGTTGCGAGATCAATCTTTAA
- a CDS encoding glycoside hydrolase family 2 TIM barrel-domain containing protein → MNIITRKRINYLFLLLACFGKAQGQVSFGQAEKIDNDWSFLRVDSTTNSFESPKMRDAAFDDSRWRRLSLPHDWSVETPMSPDKGSCQAYLTGGIGWYRKHLTIDKKAAETEGIRHYVYFEGVYNYSEVYVNGKFLGLRPSGFASFLYDITPYLSDNGDNIIAVRVNHSQEYDSRWYTGSGIYRHVWLVKAPEVHLSQWGTAYRLVNINKSKAVIEVDVETTDDRTDKTKALTQKAVIELTDASGNVVASTQTTIGAQEKKTVTLTVKNPQRWTLEKPYLYTLTTKLPNDKSVVKAGLRTLEFSADKGFALNGQWMKIKGVCLHDDAGVLGTAVPKAVWERRLKELKAIGVNAIRMSHNPHAPELYDLCDEIGLLVMDEASDEWEFPKRKWMRGWNNGKPEYQGTYTYFNEWIDRDVADMVRRDRCHPSIFLWSIGNEVDYPNDPYSHPVLDGGTNGFTQPMYGGYHPNQPNAERIGHIAKRLAAIVKGIDPSRPTTGALAGVVMSNETLYPSVIDVVGYNYTESRYAEDHKTYPKRIIYGSENRHDLNAWKAVRDNEHIFGQFLWTGTDYLGEAGQWPSRGMTTGLLDMAGQRKPLGWYRAALWSDKPTCYIGSSPLPRQKDGRSRRQAGVSPYASDTWNYMEGQSVRVVCYTNAKSARLFLNGKPVGGAPQRDKGSDILFWDIDYEPGTLRCEADNGASYEIKTTKEPYALRVTTDSVAHIFVEVIDEDGNLVKNADNEITLMVRGARLLGMENGNPNDTSIAGNKRGNRLRVFGGRLVAYIQPGNEKLYIRASSPWLKD, encoded by the coding sequence ATGAACATTATCACAAGGAAAAGAATCAATTATCTGTTCCTTTTACTCGCGTGTTTCGGAAAAGCGCAGGGACAGGTTTCATTCGGACAGGCAGAAAAGATTGACAACGACTGGTCTTTCCTGCGAGTAGATTCCACCACAAACAGTTTCGAATCACCAAAGATGAGAGATGCCGCCTTCGACGACTCCCGTTGGCGCCGTCTGAGTCTGCCACACGACTGGAGTGTAGAGACACCCATGTCGCCCGATAAGGGTTCGTGTCAGGCATATCTCACTGGTGGCATAGGATGGTATCGCAAACACCTTACCATTGACAAGAAGGCAGCCGAGACAGAAGGCATACGCCACTATGTATATTTCGAAGGTGTATATAACTATTCTGAAGTATATGTAAATGGCAAGTTCTTAGGACTGCGTCCTAGCGGATTCGCATCATTTCTCTATGACATTACACCATATCTCTCTGACAATGGCGACAACATCATTGCCGTAAGGGTGAACCATTCACAGGAATATGACTCACGCTGGTACACCGGCTCAGGCATCTATCGCCATGTATGGTTAGTGAAAGCCCCTGAGGTACATCTGTCACAATGGGGCACCGCCTACAGACTGGTGAACATAAACAAAAGCAAGGCAGTCATTGAGGTTGACGTGGAAACGACCGATGACCGTACAGACAAGACAAAGGCGCTGACACAGAAAGCCGTCATCGAACTGACAGATGCCAGCGGAAATGTTGTCGCATCAACACAGACAACCATAGGCGCACAAGAGAAGAAGACCGTCACGCTGACTGTGAAGAACCCACAGCGCTGGACTCTTGAAAAGCCATACCTATATACCCTGACCACAAAACTGCCAAACGACAAGTCAGTAGTCAAAGCAGGACTGCGCACCCTCGAGTTCTCCGCAGACAAGGGCTTTGCACTTAACGGACAGTGGATGAAGATAAAGGGCGTATGCCTGCACGACGATGCTGGAGTGTTGGGCACGGCAGTACCTAAGGCCGTGTGGGAGCGCAGGCTCAAGGAGCTCAAGGCTATCGGCGTGAATGCCATACGCATGAGCCATAATCCCCATGCACCCGAGCTTTACGACCTCTGCGACGAGATAGGACTGCTCGTCATGGACGAAGCATCTGACGAATGGGAGTTTCCCAAACGCAAATGGATGAGAGGATGGAACAATGGAAAGCCAGAATATCAGGGAACATACACCTATTTCAATGAATGGATAGACCGCGACGTTGCCGACATGGTGCGCCGCGACCGCTGTCACCCATCAATATTCCTTTGGTCGATAGGCAACGAGGTTGACTACCCCAACGACCCCTACTCTCACCCTGTTCTCGACGGTGGAACGAACGGGTTCACACAGCCCATGTACGGAGGCTATCACCCTAACCAGCCGAACGCAGAGCGCATAGGACATATTGCCAAGAGACTGGCAGCAATCGTTAAAGGCATTGACCCTTCACGCCCCACGACAGGAGCGCTGGCCGGTGTGGTAATGTCTAACGAGACCCTTTATCCTTCAGTCATTGATGTTGTGGGATACAACTATACCGAGAGCCGCTATGCCGAAGACCACAAGACCTATCCGAAACGAATAATCTATGGTTCAGAGAACCGTCACGACCTCAACGCATGGAAGGCGGTGAGGGACAATGAGCACATCTTCGGACAATTCCTTTGGACAGGCACCGACTATCTGGGTGAAGCTGGACAATGGCCATCGCGAGGCATGACGACCGGACTGCTTGACATGGCAGGACAGCGCAAACCACTTGGATGGTATCGCGCTGCGCTTTGGAGCGATAAACCGACATGTTATATAGGCAGCAGCCCACTACCTCGCCAGAAAGACGGCAGGAGTCGCCGACAAGCTGGTGTCTCACCTTACGCTTCTGACACATGGAACTATATGGAAGGACAGAGCGTACGCGTTGTATGCTATACCAACGCAAAGTCTGCACGACTGTTCCTAAACGGAAAGCCAGTTGGAGGAGCCCCACAACGCGACAAGGGAAGTGACATACTCTTCTGGGATATTGACTACGAGCCTGGCACTCTGCGCTGTGAAGCAGACAATGGTGCTTCTTACGAGATTAAAACGACGAAAGAACCTTACGCCCTGCGCGTAACTACCGACTCAGTGGCACATATCTTTGTGGAGGTAATCGACGAAGATGGTAATCTGGTAAAAAATGCCGACAACGAGATAACGCTCATGGTAAGGGGGGCGCGCCTACTTGGCATGGAGAACGGTAATCCTAACGACACAAGCATTGCCGGAAACAAAAGAGGCAACCGCCTTCGTGTATTTGGCGGTCGCCTCGTAGCTTATATTCAGCCTGGAAATGAAAAGCTCTACATAAGAGCCTCATCACCATGGCTTAAAGATTGA
- a CDS encoding Fur family transcriptional regulator — MHFDISDEQSLDNAGIRVTANRLLIWRTVRHHFDGAFSLADLEAALPTIDRSTLFRTLTLLSDAHLLHDIDDGSGSQKYCVCHVDDTRHCMGHVHITCQECHHTFCLTNVKIPPVALPEGFMPIETEYVVKGICSECAKRK, encoded by the coding sequence ATGCACTTCGACATTTCCGACGAGCAGTCACTCGACAATGCTGGGATACGCGTTACGGCAAACCGTCTGCTGATATGGCGAACGGTAAGACATCATTTTGACGGTGCCTTCAGCCTTGCCGACCTTGAGGCAGCACTCCCCACGATAGACAGGTCAACGCTGTTTCGCACACTAACTCTGCTGAGCGATGCCCACCTGCTGCACGACATCGACGACGGCTCTGGCTCACAGAAATACTGCGTGTGCCATGTTGACGACACACGCCACTGCATGGGACACGTTCACATAACATGCCAGGAGTGTCATCACACGTTCTGCCTCACAAATGTCAAGATACCACCAGTGGCACTTCCAGAAGGATTCATGCCAATAGAGACAGAATATGTTGTAAAAGGAATTTGCTCCGAATGTGCAAAAAGGAAATAA
- a CDS encoding HD family phosphohydrolase gives MKHINLKATLTWRDVLQRVLLVLATVTVIVWFMPRDAYQYYKIELGTPWRYADLTAPFDFPIYKSEATLQAECDSALIDYEPYYTYNAEVGPVKVREFVQDCEKKGPYLSAVFKNNVANSLYSLYERGIIDTKTPVGGEADTTHLLRLVTGKIAQSKKTSEFLTEKQAYESLVNDDALRGFRDVLIEMNLNDYIAPNVVYDEERSEASKQELLNSIPRASGVVQRGQKIIDRGTIVDEQRYQMLESYTQESERRYKDQSHLSSTVLGEILYVLLLMTGFTIFLSIFRSDYFENMRSVGMIYSLIVVFSVLSSLLVSHNLLHVFFIPFAMVPIFIRVFMDSRTAFMSHVVLVLICACVLQYPLDFIAIELTAGLTAILSLRDLSSRSQLLTTALIVTTASCLMNLALDLIRATGFDSINLSDYNYLIVCGIILFCSYPLLLIMEKLFGYTSNITLIELSDMNKELLRRMSEEAPGTFQHSIQVANLAAEIARKIGAKAQLVRTGALYHDIGKLQNPVYFTENQIGGINPHEQLSEIDSAGIIISHVTEGLKLADKYNLPDVIKGFISTHHGQGKAKFFYVNYKNAHPDEYVDDLLFTYPGPNPSTKEQAILMMADGVEAASRSLTDYSEQNIRQLVNRIIDTMLADGFFRECPVTFREIAYSKTVLIEKLKTIYHTRISYPELKK, from the coding sequence ATGAAACATATTAACCTGAAAGCTACTCTGACTTGGCGCGATGTTTTGCAGCGTGTGCTGCTTGTGCTCGCCACAGTAACTGTGATAGTCTGGTTCATGCCGCGTGATGCATACCAGTACTATAAGATAGAATTAGGAACGCCGTGGCGTTATGCCGACTTGACGGCTCCATTCGACTTCCCCATATATAAAAGTGAAGCTACGCTGCAAGCAGAGTGTGACAGCGCCTTGATTGACTACGAGCCCTATTATACGTATAATGCTGAGGTGGGGCCTGTAAAGGTGCGCGAGTTCGTGCAGGACTGTGAAAAGAAGGGCCCTTACTTGTCTGCTGTCTTCAAGAACAATGTGGCCAACAGCCTCTATTCGCTATACGAGCGTGGAATCATTGATACGAAGACACCTGTTGGTGGCGAGGCTGACACCACACATCTGCTGAGGCTCGTTACGGGAAAGATTGCGCAGAGCAAGAAGACGAGTGAATTTCTTACTGAGAAGCAGGCCTATGAATCTCTTGTGAATGACGATGCTCTTCGTGGATTCCGTGATGTTCTCATTGAGATGAACCTGAACGATTACATAGCACCTAACGTTGTTTATGACGAAGAGCGCAGTGAGGCGAGCAAGCAGGAACTGCTCAATTCCATTCCACGTGCAAGTGGAGTCGTTCAGCGTGGACAGAAAATCATAGACCGAGGAACAATCGTAGATGAACAGCGCTACCAGATGCTTGAGTCATATACGCAGGAGAGTGAGCGCCGATACAAGGACCAGTCACATCTCAGCTCTACTGTTTTGGGCGAAATACTCTATGTGCTTCTGTTGATGACAGGCTTCACCATATTCCTGAGCATCTTCCGTTCCGACTATTTCGAGAACATGCGCTCAGTGGGAATGATCTATTCGCTCATCGTAGTCTTTTCGGTGCTTTCATCTCTTTTGGTGAGTCATAACCTGCTGCATGTGTTCTTCATACCGTTTGCCATGGTGCCCATCTTCATCCGTGTGTTCATGGACTCGCGAACGGCTTTCATGTCACATGTCGTCTTGGTGTTAATATGTGCCTGCGTGCTGCAGTATCCGCTGGATTTCATCGCTATTGAGCTGACAGCGGGCCTCACGGCTATTCTGTCTTTGCGCGATCTGTCAAGTCGCTCACAGCTGCTGACGACAGCGTTGATAGTGACCACGGCAAGCTGTCTTATGAACCTTGCACTTGACCTCATCAGGGCAACGGGCTTCGACAGTATCAATCTCAGCGACTATAATTATCTGATAGTATGTGGAATCATACTCTTCTGTAGCTACCCACTGCTTCTTATCATGGAGAAGCTGTTCGGCTATACATCGAACATAACCCTCATCGAGCTTAGCGACATGAACAAGGAACTTCTCCGACGTATGAGCGAAGAGGCACCTGGTACATTCCAGCATAGCATTCAGGTGGCAAACCTTGCAGCAGAGATAGCAAGGAAGATTGGCGCTAAGGCTCAGCTCGTGCGTACTGGAGCCTTGTATCATGACATAGGAAAGCTGCAGAATCCTGTCTATTTCACTGAAAACCAGATTGGCGGCATCAATCCTCATGAGCAGCTGTCTGAGATTGACAGTGCTGGAATAATCATAAGCCATGTTACTGAAGGACTGAAACTCGCAGATAAGTACAACCTGCCTGATGTGATAAAAGGCTTCATCTCAACGCATCATGGACAGGGAAAGGCCAAGTTCTTCTATGTGAACTATAAGAATGCCCATCCTGATGAGTATGTCGATGACTTGCTCTTCACCTATCCAGGTCCCAATCCTTCTACAAAGGAGCAGGCCATACTGATGATGGCCGACGGCGTTGAGGCCGCTTCGCGTTCGTTGACTGACTATTCTGAACAGAATATACGCCAGTTGGTTAATCGCATCATAGATACGATGCTTGCTGACGGATTCTTCCGTGAGTGTCCTGTCACGTTCCGTGAGATTGCATATTCCAAGACGGTGCTTATTGAGAAACTGAAGACGATATATCATACTCGTATCAGCTATCCTGAGTTGAAAAAATAA
- a CDS encoding M6 family metalloprotease domain-containing protein — translation MKKFLLSLSLSLMMTSAMAVPAKSGIWKTIKLENGTEVRAQLKGDEHAHYWMAEDGQRYVEKEDNVFTTISSEEITSRAQARRAVMKNASRLRSPRKVEMGERTSYFGKKKGLVILAQFTDKKFQTSNNQALYKRIMNEEGFNEGNFVGSVSDYFKAQSAGQFELEFDVVGPYTMNNSYSYYGKNDSQGNDTNPEAMIVEACKQADAEVNFADYDWDDDGAVDQVFVLYAGTGEADGGSKSTIWPHMYYLSATNRQLTLDGVTVDTYACSNEVTTSNSIEGIGCFCHEFSHCMGFPDFYDTAYNGWFGMDAFDLMCSGSYNGNTFIPAGYTAHEKMMCGWQDPIVLSDKDTTVTSLQPMSNNGETFIIYNDGHTDEYFMIENRQKSGWDAGYPARGLMITHVDFDKDIWEFNCPNTEVTATSVEHKNYGYPLNDHQRMTIVHADNDDDSNYYSEYFGGYTKQTTSTDLYPYSKNDSLTPTSKPAPKLYNNNKKGKKTVEWAITNIKQNANGTMEFKYRAPGSSSGENPDTIPTPGPTPDGDALFYESFDQCTGTGGKDGSWSGQVAAADFNPDNEGWTTLGNCAYGAYGCARFGKSSVSGIVTTPQFTINGSATLTFEAGAWNAKNDGTTLLLEVTDGFTVTPSELTMTKGAWTSYTATIEGTGNVKLTFSPANRFFLDEVKVVENASTGIKTVKPATQAIRIYTLDGRYVGSDKNALPRGMYIINGKKVIR, via the coding sequence ATGAAGAAATTTCTTTTAAGCCTGTCACTATCATTAATGATGACAAGTGCTATGGCCGTTCCTGCAAAGTCTGGAATTTGGAAGACTATCAAGCTTGAGAACGGAACAGAAGTTCGCGCCCAGCTAAAAGGCGACGAGCATGCTCACTACTGGATGGCCGAAGATGGTCAGCGCTATGTAGAAAAAGAGGATAACGTTTTCACTACCATTTCATCTGAAGAAATCACAAGCCGCGCTCAGGCTCGCCGTGCAGTGATGAAAAACGCATCACGTCTGCGCAGTCCGCGCAAGGTTGAGATGGGTGAGAGAACCAGCTATTTCGGAAAGAAGAAGGGACTGGTCATTCTGGCACAGTTCACCGACAAGAAGTTCCAGACATCAAACAACCAGGCACTTTACAAGCGCATCATGAACGAGGAAGGATTCAACGAGGGCAACTTCGTTGGCTCTGTATCAGATTACTTCAAGGCGCAGAGTGCTGGCCAGTTCGAACTGGAGTTCGACGTGGTAGGTCCATATACAATGAACAACAGCTACAGCTACTACGGCAAGAACGATTCACAGGGCAACGACACGAACCCAGAAGCAATGATTGTTGAAGCTTGTAAGCAGGCCGATGCGGAAGTAAACTTTGCCGACTACGACTGGGATGATGACGGTGCTGTTGATCAGGTGTTCGTGCTATATGCAGGTACCGGCGAGGCTGATGGCGGCAGCAAGTCAACCATCTGGCCACACATGTACTATCTCAGCGCCACAAACAGACAGCTCACACTCGACGGAGTAACAGTTGACACCTATGCCTGCAGCAACGAGGTGACAACAAGCAACAGCATTGAGGGTATTGGCTGCTTCTGCCACGAGTTCAGCCACTGCATGGGCTTCCCCGACTTCTACGACACAGCTTACAACGGATGGTTCGGCATGGACGCATTCGACCTCATGTGTAGCGGAAGCTACAATGGCAACACATTCATTCCCGCTGGCTATACAGCCCACGAGAAGATGATGTGCGGATGGCAGGACCCTATCGTGCTTAGCGATAAGGACACAACAGTGACAAGTCTGCAGCCAATGAGCAACAACGGCGAGACATTCATCATCTACAACGATGGTCACACCGATGAGTACTTCATGATAGAGAACCGCCAGAAGAGTGGTTGGGATGCCGGCTATCCTGCTCGCGGCCTTATGATTACCCATGTAGATTTTGACAAGGATATCTGGGAGTTTAACTGTCCAAATACTGAGGTTACTGCAACATCTGTAGAACACAAAAATTATGGTTATCCTCTCAACGATCATCAGCGCATGACCATAGTTCATGCTGATAACGACGATGATTCCAACTATTACAGCGAATATTTTGGCGGATACACAAAGCAGACAACATCTACCGACCTCTATCCTTATTCAAAGAACGACAGTCTGACTCCAACCTCTAAGCCTGCTCCAAAGCTTTATAACAACAACAAGAAAGGCAAGAAGACTGTGGAGTGGGCCATCACCAATATCAAACAGAATGCCAATGGAACTATGGAGTTCAAATATCGCGCTCCAGGCAGCAGCTCAGGCGAGAATCCAGACACCATCCCAACTCCAGGCCCCACACCTGATGGCGACGCTCTGTTCTATGAGTCATTTGACCAGTGTACTGGCACCGGTGGCAAAGACGGATCATGGAGTGGACAGGTAGCAGCAGCTGACTTTAACCCTGACAATGAGGGATGGACAACACTTGGAAACTGTGCTTATGGCGCTTACGGTTGCGCAAGGTTTGGCAAATCTAGTGTTTCAGGTATTGTCACAACGCCACAGTTCACCATCAACGGTAGCGCAACACTCACATTCGAGGCTGGCGCATGGAACGCAAAGAATGATGGCACAACACTTCTGCTTGAAGTAACTGACGGATTCACCGTCACTCCTTCAGAGTTAACTATGACGAAAGGTGCTTGGACAAGCTACACGGCAACCATTGAAGGCACTGGCAATGTAAAATTGACATTCTCACCAGCAAATCGTTTCTTCCTTGACGAAGTAAAGGTTGTGGAGAATGCTTCTACTGGCATAAAGACTGTTAAGCCTGCAACACAGGCAATACGCATCTACACTCTCGACGGACGCTACGTTGGCAGCGACAAGAACGCTCTGCCACGAGGCATGTATATCATTAATGGTAAGAAGGTTATTCGCTAA